In Luteimonas galliterrae, the sequence CGAAGACGAGCGCCAGGCGCACGGCAACGACAACTCCCGCCGTTCCGCGCTGCCGGACGCCGTCGCCTTGCCGAACACGCGCGAACAAGTCGTAGCGCTGGTGCGCGCCTGCCGCGCGCACCGCGTGCCGATCGTCGCACGCGGCGCCGGCACCAGCAGCACCGGCGCCGTGCTGCCTATAGCGGGCGGCGTGGTGGTGTCGTTCGAACGCATGAACCGCATCCTCGAGATCCGCGCCGGCGACCGCTACGCCGTCGTCGAACCGGGCGTGCTTAACGGAGATCTGCAGCGCGCGCTGGCCCCGCACGGCCTGTTCTGGCCGCCGGATCCGGCCAGCGCCGAACTGTGCACCGTCGGCGGCAACCTGGCCTGCAACGCCGGCGGCCCGCACACCGTGAAATACGGCGCCACCCGCGACAACGTGCTCGGCCTGACCGCCGTCACCGGCACCGGCGAACTGATCCATTGCGGCAGCGCGACCACCAAGGACGCGACCGGCTACGACCTCACCCACCTGATCGTCGGCAGCGAAGGCACGCTAGCGCTGATCGTCGACGCCACCCTGAAGCTTGCGCCCGTGCCGCCGCAGCGCGCCAGCCTGCGCGCGCTGTACGCCGACGTCGCCAGCGCAGCGGCCGCGGTGTCGCGGATCATGGCCCAGCCGACGACACCGGCGATGCTCGAATTCATGGATGCGGCCTGCATCGAACTGGCGCGCGACGTCGGCGGCACCGACATTCCCGACGCCGGCGCGTTGCTGATGATCGAAGCCGACGGCGACGCCGCCACGCTGCCGCACGCGGTCGCCGTGCTGGCGCAAGCCGCGCGCGGCGAAGGCTTGCTTTCGCTCGACACCGCACCGGACGAGATCGCCAGCGAAAAGCTCTGGGCCGCGCGCAAAGCCTTGTCGCCCGCGTTGCGCAGCATCGCGCCGGGCAAGATCAACGAGGACGTGGTGGTTCCGGTGTCGCGCATCCCCGAACTGGTCGACGGCATCCAGGCGCTGGCGCGGGAGTTCGACCTGCCGATCGTCGCCTTCGGCCATGCCGGCAACGGCAACCTGCACGCCAACATCTTGTACGACCCCGACGACGCCGGCCAGGACGCCCGCGCCCAGGCCGCGCTGCCGCGCCTGTTCACGCTGACGCTGCAACTGGGCGGCACGCTGTCCGGCGAGCACGGCATCGGCCTCGCCAAGCGCGATTTCATGGCGCACGCCTTCGATCCGGCGACCTTGGCGGCGATGCGTGCCGTAAAAAACGCTTTCGACCCCGATGGTCTATTGAATCCGGGCAAGGTGCTGCCGTAGCCATTTTGCCCTCTCCCCTCTGCGGGAGAGGGACAGGCCAAAGGCCAGGGAGAGGGGTCCGCTTTTCGCGCCGCCTCGCCCGAGCGCACCCTTGCTAGAAAAGCTCGCGGCTGAAGCCGCTCCTACAAAAGCAGAAGCAAAAAGCTATGAAACGAAATGCGTGTAACCGGCGCTCGGCGGCGCCCATGGACTTCCATCGCGCCGCAATGCGCGGACGCCCTGCCCCGCAATAATGCGCCCGATGCGCGTCACGCGGATTCTCTCTTGCTCGCCGATCGCCTCAATCGCATCGCGGCAATGCTCAGGCGCAGCGAAGCACAACTCGTAATCGTCGCCACCCGTAGCTTGGAAAATAAAGCGCGTACCTTCATCAAAGGCGCCGAGCAGCGCATCCGACGCAGGCAGTTCCATAACCGATATTTCCGCGCCGACGCCGCTGCTGCGGCACACGTGGCCGAGATCGGCCAGCAAACCATCGGAAACATCGATGCATGCGTTCGCGATTCCGTGCAACGCGAGACCTAACGCTGTACGCGGCGTGGGCCGGTCGAGCCTGGTTTTCAAAGCGGAAACGACGGGCTCGCCATCACGCCATTGCGCCAAAGCGGCTGCGGCATCGCCCAGCGTGCCGCTGACCCATACGTCATCGCCGGGCCGCGCGCCGTCACGCCGCAATGCCCTTCCTTCATCGACAAAGCCATGCGCCGTCACGCAAACCGACAACGGCCCGCGCGTGGTGTCGCCGCCTACCAGCGCGACGCCATGGCTGGCGGCCAACGCCAGAAATCCGTCGAGGAATTCATCCAACCATGCTCGGTCCGCCTGCGGCAACGACAAAGACAGCGTGCACCAGGCCGGCTGCGCGCCCATCGCCGACAAATCGGACAAATTGACGGCCAGAGACTTCCAGCCGATGTCGGCGGCCATGGTTTCGGGTGGGAAATGCACGCCTTCGTTGAGCGTGTCCATGGCGACGACCAATTGCTTGCCCGCCGGCACCTGCAACAGGGCGGCGTCGTCGCCTATGCCCAGGATCACGTCGCTGCGCGCTCCCGCACGCATGCGGATGCGTTCGATCAGGTCGAACTCAGCAGTCACTTCGGCCGCGCGGCGTTCACTTCCACCGCGCGCCATTCGACCGCGGCGTGGTCCAGCACGCCGTTGACGAAAGTGTGGCCGTGCTCGGAGCCGAAGCGCTTGGCCGTTTCCAACGCCTCGTTGATGATCACGCGATACGGCACGTCGATGCGATGCCGCATTTCATAGGCGGCGATGCGCAGCACGGCGCGCTCGATCGGGTCGACCAGTTCGATTTCGCGATCGAGGTAAGGCTGCAAGGCCTGGTCCAGCTCGCTGCGGTGCTGCAGCACGCCGCGCACCAGGTCTTCGAAGTATTCCAGATCGGCGACCTCGTGCGCCTGCTCGTGGGCGAACTGCGCGATCACCTGGCGCACGTCGCCGCCGGACATCTGCCACGCGTAAACCGCCTGCATCGCGCGACGGCGCGCGCGCGAACGCGCGACCGGGTCGATGCCGCCCTTGGACCGGTGGCGCGTCACGGCAGCTTGCCCATCAGGCTCGCCATTTCGATCGCGACCAGCGCGCATTCCTCGCCCTTGTTGCCGTGGCTGCCGCCGGCGCGCGCTTCCGCATCTTCGGGCTCGTCCACCGCCAATACGCCGTTGGCCACCGGCACGCGGAAATCCAACGACACGCGCATCAGGCCCTGCGCGCAATTGTCGGCGACATGCTCGTAGTGGCGCGTATCGCCGCGGATCACGCAACCCAGCGCGACGATGGCGCTATGCGAACCGGCCGCGGCAAGGCGCGCCGCCGCAGCCGGGATTTCCCAGGCGCCCGGCACGCGGATCACGTCCACCGCCTGCTCCGTCACGCCATGCTCGGCGAAAGTCTTGCGAGCGCCCGCCACCAGCGTATCGGTGATGCGCGGGTTCCAGCGGCTGGCGATGATCGCGAAGCGCGCGTTATCGGGGGCGCGCAGGTCGCCTTCGTGCAGGGTCATGTGATGGGCGGGCCTGGTGGGTTGCGCAGTTTAGCAAGCGGCGAGCCGGGGCACCGGAGCCTCCCGATTCCGTCATCCCAGCGAAAGCTGGGACCCATTTTGATTTTGATTAGTCGGCCCCCACAGCAACATGGGTCCCAGCTTTCGTTGGGATGACGAGAAAGGAGGTTAAGCCTCGACATACTCCACGACCTCCAGCCCGAACCCCGCCAGCCCCACCTGCTTGCGCGGCGTGCCCAGCACGCGCAGCTTGCCCAGACCCAGATCGGCCAGGATCTGGCTGCCGGCGCCGTTGCGGCGCCATTCGGCCAGGGCGCCGCCGCGGCCGGCGGGCTCCGCGCGGGCCTGCTCGGGCTGCTCGCGGATGCGGGCGAGCAGCGCTTCGGCGTTCGGCGTCTCGCCGAGCAATACCAGCGCGCCGGCGCCTTGCTTGGCGATCGTCGCCAGCACTTCCCCGACCGCCGGACCGAAATCGGCGCGCCGCCAATGCAGGGCGTCGGCCAGCGGATTGAGCATGTGCACGCGCACCAAGGTCGGTGTCGCCGGGTCGGCTTCGCCGCGCAGCAGCGCGAAGTGCAGCGCATGGCTGACGCGGTCGCGATAGGTGTGCAGTCGGAACGGGCCGTGTTCGGTGTCGATCTCGCGCTCGTCGACGCGTTCTATGGTGTGCTCGTTGTGCAAACGGTAGCGGATCAATTCCTCGATCGAACCCATCTTCAACCCGTGCACGCGGGCGAAGGCTTCCAGCTGCGGACGGCGCGCCATGGTGCCGTCGGCGTTGAGGATTTCGACGAGCACGCCAGCAGGTTCCAGGCCCGCGAGCAGAGCGAGGTCGCTGGCCGCTTCGGTGTGGCCGGCGCGGTTGAGCACGCCGCCGGGCTGGGTCATCAGCGGGAAGATGTGTCCCGGTTGCGACAGGTCGGCCGCGCTCGCATCGGGGCGCACCGCCGTGCGGATGGTATGCGCGCGGTCGTAGGCGGAGATGCCGGTGGTCACGCCTTCGGCCGCTTCGATGCTGACGGTGAAATTGGTGCCGTGCGGCGAGGTGTTGTCGCGCACCATCGGCGGCAGGCCGAGCTGGCGACAGCGTTCGCGCGTCAGCGACAGGCAAACCAGTCCGCGCGCATGGGTGACCATGAAATTGATGTCGGTGGGGCGCACCAGTTCGGCGGCCATGATCAGGTCGCCTTCGTTCTCGCGGTCTTCGTCGTCGACGATGACGACCATGCGGCCGGCGCGGATTTCTTCGAGCAGTTCGGGGATGGGGGCGAAGGTCATGGTCGTTGTGCTCTGTTTTTCCGTCATCCCAGCGAAAGCTGGGACCCATGTTGCTGTTGCTGTTATTGCTGTAAAGATCAAAATCAAATGGGTCCCAGCTTTCGCTGGGATGACGGTTATTTGGGGGCTTGCAAAAGCCGCTCGACGTAGCGCGCCACCAGATCCACTTCGAGATTCACCGCATCGCCGACCTGCGTGGCCGAGAACGCGGTATGCGACACCGTGTGCGGGATCAGCGCGACTTCGAAGCCTTCGCCATCGACCGCGTTCACGGTCAGGCTGACGCCGTCGACGCAAATCGAGCCTTTTTGGGCGATGTACTTCAGCAACGGCGCCGGCGCCGAGAACCTCCAACGTTGGGCGCGCGCGTCGTCCTCGATGCGCAGCACGCCGCCGACCCCGTCGACATGGCCGCTGACCAGATGCCCGCCGAGGCGGTCGGTGGGCTTCATCGCGCGCTCGAGATTCACCGCGCTGCCGATCGGCAGCCGGCCCAGCGTCGTCAGCGACAGGGTTTCGTTGGAAGCGTCGACATCGAACGACGCCGCATCGAACGCGACCACGGTCAGGCAGACGCCGTTGACCGAAATGCTTTCGCCCAAGGCGACATCGGCGAACGGCAGCGTGCCGGCGGCGATCCGCAAACGGGCGTCGCCGCCGCGCGCCTCGCGCGCCGCCAGCGATCCGACACCTTCGACAAGGCCTGTGAACATGAAACGCTTCCCGCATCGGACAACGCGAAAAACGCCCAAGGCATGAGGCAGGCGCACGGCCGCCAGGCCGCGCCTTGCCGTCTTCTTTCATCCGGACTATCACCGTCGGCCCCGGCATCGGACCGGGTCTGCTGACCTTCCGGCACGCGTACGAATACGGCCGCCGGAAGCGCTCGCGGGCTCGTGCGTGCTCCATGGAGCGCCGCACCTACCGCCGGTGGGGAATCGCACCCCGCCCTGAAGACGTTTCAACGAATTGTGGTTGAGACGATGCCGGCGAACCGGCCCGCGCATTCTATCACCCGGCGTTCTTGCGGCGGGCGTGCACGAACAGCGGCCAGTGCAGACGCTGCGTTGCATCCGCGTCGCCCCAGGCCGCGGCGAACGCCCCCGCATGGGCCGCGACGGGGTCGGCGCCGCGCGCCTGGCGGTATTGCTTCACCGCCGAATAGCTCGAGAAATAGGCCAGCAGGCGCGACAGCGGCCAGTCCGCCTGCATCGCGAAAGCCGGCGGATCCAGCGCCGCGAACGGCCAGTCGAAATCCGCGTAGGCTTCGTCGATCAGCCGGCGCTCGGGCGGCCAATAGGCGCGGATTTCGTCCTGGAACGCGGTATTGGCCGCCTCCAGCGCAGGCGGCACGACGATGTCCTGGTAGCCCCAGGCCGCCAGCACGCCGCCGAGCTTGAGCACGCGTTCGCATTCGGCGAAGAACGCCGCACGGTCGAACCAGTGCAAGGCCTGCGCGACGCAGACCGCATCGACGCTGGCCGCAGGCAGCACGCAACGTTCGCCGGCTTCGACCGCGAACACCACGTTGTCCGGGGCATAGGCCTGCGCGATCTGCGCGGCGCTCGGGTCGGTGGCGTAGACCGCGTCGAAATGCGCGGCCAAGTCGCGAGTGGCCTGGCCGCTGCCGCAGCCGGCTTCCCATGCCCGGCCGCGCGACGGCGCGACGGAAGCGATCCACTGGAACAGGGCCTGCGGGTATTCGGGACGCGCAGCCGCGTAATCGGCCGCGGAGGCGGAGAAATGGTCTTTGAAACTCATGCGGCGGCGTCGGGCTGCAGCAGCACGCGCACGTCGTCGCCGATGCGCCGCGTTTCGACGATGCGCAGGCGCAGGCGCTGCGCCATCTCGTCGATGCACAGGCCTTCGAACAGCGGCCGCGCGCGCTCGCCGAGCAGCACCGGCGCGACGTACAGCAGCAGCTCGTCTACCAGGCCGGCGCACAGGAAGGCGCCGGCCAGCGTGGCGCCGGCCTCGACCTGCACTTCGTTGATCTCGCGCTCGGCC encodes:
- the nusB gene encoding transcription antitermination factor NusB, which codes for MTRHRSKGGIDPVARSRARRRAMQAVYAWQMSGGDVRQVIAQFAHEQAHEVADLEYFEDLVRGVLQHRSELDQALQPYLDREIELVDPIERAVLRIAAYEMRHRIDVPYRVIINEALETAKRFGSEHGHTFVNGVLDHAAVEWRAVEVNAARPK
- a CDS encoding class I SAM-dependent methyltransferase; amino-acid sequence: MSFKDHFSASAADYAAARPEYPQALFQWIASVAPSRGRAWEAGCGSGQATRDLAAHFDAVYATDPSAAQIAQAYAPDNVVFAVEAGERCVLPAASVDAVCVAQALHWFDRAAFFAECERVLKLGGVLAAWGYQDIVVPPALEAANTAFQDEIRAYWPPERRLIDEAYADFDWPFAALDPPAFAMQADWPLSRLLAYFSSYSAVKQYRQARGADPVAAHAGAFAAAWGDADATQRLHWPLFVHARRKNAG
- the ribB gene encoding 3,4-dihydroxy-2-butanone-4-phosphate synthase, with the protein product MTFAPIPELLEEIRAGRMVVIVDDEDRENEGDLIMAAELVRPTDINFMVTHARGLVCLSLTRERCRQLGLPPMVRDNTSPHGTNFTVSIEAAEGVTTGISAYDRAHTIRTAVRPDASAADLSQPGHIFPLMTQPGGVLNRAGHTEAASDLALLAGLEPAGVLVEILNADGTMARRPQLEAFARVHGLKMGSIEELIRYRLHNEHTIERVDEREIDTEHGPFRLHTYRDRVSHALHFALLRGEADPATPTLVRVHMLNPLADALHWRRADFGPAVGEVLATIAKQGAGALVLLGETPNAEALLARIREQPEQARAEPAGRGGALAEWRRNGAGSQILADLGLGKLRVLGTPRKQVGLAGFGLEVVEYVEA
- a CDS encoding riboflavin synthase, with the protein product MFTGLVEGVGSLAAREARGGDARLRIAAGTLPFADVALGESISVNGVCLTVVAFDAASFDVDASNETLSLTTLGRLPIGSAVNLERAMKPTDRLGGHLVSGHVDGVGGVLRIEDDARAQRWRFSAPAPLLKYIAQKGSICVDGVSLTVNAVDGEGFEVALIPHTVSHTAFSATQVGDAVNLEVDLVARYVERLLQAPK
- a CDS encoding FAD-binding oxidoreductase; the encoded protein is MTSLPAALDQELAALLGDGWRTGEDERQAHGNDNSRRSALPDAVALPNTREQVVALVRACRAHRVPIVARGAGTSSTGAVLPIAGGVVVSFERMNRILEIRAGDRYAVVEPGVLNGDLQRALAPHGLFWPPDPASAELCTVGGNLACNAGGPHTVKYGATRDNVLGLTAVTGTGELIHCGSATTKDATGYDLTHLIVGSEGTLALIVDATLKLAPVPPQRASLRALYADVASAAAAVSRIMAQPTTPAMLEFMDAACIELARDVGGTDIPDAGALLMIEADGDAATLPHAVAVLAQAARGEGLLSLDTAPDEIASEKLWAARKALSPALRSIAPGKINEDVVVPVSRIPELVDGIQALAREFDLPIVAFGHAGNGNLHANILYDPDDAGQDARAQAALPRLFTLTLQLGGTLSGEHGIGLAKRDFMAHAFDPATLAAMRAVKNAFDPDGLLNPGKVLP
- the thiL gene encoding thiamine-phosphate kinase, with translation MARGGSERRAAEVTAEFDLIERIRMRAGARSDVILGIGDDAALLQVPAGKQLVVAMDTLNEGVHFPPETMAADIGWKSLAVNLSDLSAMGAQPAWCTLSLSLPQADRAWLDEFLDGFLALAASHGVALVGGDTTRGPLSVCVTAHGFVDEGRALRRDGARPGDDVWVSGTLGDAAAALAQWRDGEPVVSALKTRLDRPTPRTALGLALHGIANACIDVSDGLLADLGHVCRSSGVGAEISVMELPASDALLGAFDEGTRFIFQATGGDDYELCFAAPEHCRDAIEAIGEQERIRVTRIGRIIAGQGVRALRRDGSPWAPPSAGYTHFVS
- the ribH gene encoding 6,7-dimethyl-8-ribityllumazine synthase; translated protein: MTLHEGDLRAPDNARFAIIASRWNPRITDTLVAGARKTFAEHGVTEQAVDVIRVPGAWEIPAAAARLAAAGSHSAIVALGCVIRGDTRHYEHVADNCAQGLMRVSLDFRVPVANGVLAVDEPEDAEARAGGSHGNKGEECALVAIEMASLMGKLP